The following nucleotide sequence is from Acidovorax radicis.
TCGTCGATGCTCTCCACGGAGCGGGTGAGCATGCTGACGAGATCATCCCCTTGTGGGGCGGCCGTGTTGCCGCCGCCAGTGATGGCGCCCAGCAGGCCGCCGGCCGAGCTGCTGGCGTTGCCACTGCCGCCCAGGGCGTTCAGCAGGTTCATCACGCCCTGGCTTTGCCCTTGGATGGGCACAAGGGTCAGGGTCAGGGCTGTGCACGCCGTGGCAAGCAGGCGGCGGGTGGGAGGGTGGCGGAACGTCAGGCGCATGGTGACTCTTCTTGCTCAGTTGGGGCCGAAGCTGCTGGGGTCATACGGCGTGTTCATCGAGTTGGTGCCGCCCGAACCGCTGGTCGATGGTCGTGCAGGCTCGGCCAATGGCTGCACCGTGCGCGGCTGCAGCGCTGCATTGCTGGCGAACTGACGCGCCTGGTCGGCGTTGATGCGCAGCCCCTCGGCCTGGCTGACCGCTGCCGGATTGGGTTGTGCATTGGCGATGTCTTCTGCACCCAGGCCACGGATTCCGACGGTGGAGGTCGCGGTGGTGGAGGCACCACTGTTGCCGCCAAAGAGCCCGCCCAGGCTGCGCAGCCCGCTGGTGGCGGTGTTGTTGCTGGAGGACGCAGAGCCCGACTGAGGCCCCAGGTCGAACATGTGCACCCAGCCCGTGGCCCCCTGGGCGGTGTTCACTTTGGTCCAGGCGCCCTTGCGCTCGCTGGTGCGGGTGACCACGGTGTTCGCCTCCAGCGGGGCGACACTGGCGCCGCTCTCTGCGGGGGCATCGCGCAACTGGGTGGCGCGCTTGACCACGGCGGTCTCCTGTGCCTGGGCAAACCCGGCAAGACTGACCAACAGGGCGATGGCTGCGCCTGTCTGCCAGAGAGCGTGCGCTCCACGGTGTAGCCAATTCATCGTACGACTCCCCCACTTATGATTTGTCAGGGCTGCAGCGTGCAGCGCATTCACTGGAGATTGTTATGGATTTGGGTATCGCAGGCAAATGGGCGTTGGTGTGTGGCGCCAGCAAGGGATTGGGCTACGGTTGTGCGCTGGCATTGGTACGCGAGGGCGTTCATGTGGTCATCAATGCGCGCAATGCCGATGCCTTGAACGAGGCTGCTACTCGTTTGATAGCTGAAGGCGCAGACGGTGCAAGCGCTAGTGGCCAAAATGGCTTCAAACCGAAGGTGTTGGCCGTGGCCGCCGACATCACCACCGCAGAAGGCCGCGCGGCGGTGTTCTCGGTGGCTGGTGGCCCAGGAAGGGATTTCGACATCGTGATCACGAATGCCGGCGGCCCGCCCACCGGCGATTTTCGAGATTGGGACCGTGATGCATGGATCAAGGCGGTGGATGCCAACATGCTCACTCCCATCGAACTCATCAAGGCCACGGTCGACGGCATGGCAGCACGCGGATTCGGGCGCATCGTCAACATCACCTCCAGCGCGGTGAAGGCCCCCATCGACATCCTGGGCCTGTCCAACGGTGCGCGCAGCGGCCTCACGGGTTTTGTGGCGGGGGTGTCGCGCAGCAAGATCGCAGCGCGCGGGGTCACCATCAACAACCTGCTGCCCGGAAAGTTCGACACTGATCGGCTTGCGGCCACGGTGACGGCCGCCGCAGGCAAGGCCGGCAAAAGTGTGGACGACGTGCGCGCAGCCCAGCAGGCGCAGATTCCGGCCGGGCGATATGGCACGGCCCAGGAGTTTGGCGCCATCTGCGCCTTTTTGTGCAGTGCGCAGGCCGCTTACATGACGGGGCAGAACGTGTTGGCGGACGGCGGGGCCTACGCAGGCACTTTCTGATGCGGCACTGGGCGCGGGGTGACGGCGAGTGGCTGTTTTCTTCGGGCTCGCCGCTTGTCTGGCGTGGCATTGGTGCTATGGTTATCGTACGGGTGCACCCATCTGCGGCGCCTGTAGAAATGCGCTGTCGTGTTTTGCCGACAGTTGCCCAGACGCTCAGAAAATGGGTGGAATACTGATCACCGTTGCTCACCATGCCCACACCGTTGACCGCACCGATCTCCCGTCTTGGCGGCCTGGCTGGCGCCCGTCGCCATGCAGTGCTTCTCTGCGCGATGTGGTGGGCATCGGGCAGTTTGCAGGCTGCGGCCCCCACAGCTGCGACGACTGCGACCGCTGCTTTAGCGGCAGTGGCACCAGCGCCTTATCGCTTGCGCATCGTCGGGGGGTTGGGCCGGATCAGCCAATACACGCGCCAGGAAGAGCCTTTCTGGAGCAAGGAGCTGCCCCGTTTGACGGGGGGGCGGTATTTGCCAGAGATCGTGCCATTTGACCGGGCGGGGGTGCCTGGCACTGAAATGCTGCGGCTCCTGCAACTCGGCGTGGTGCCTTTTGGCACCGCGCTGATGAGTTCCTTCACTGCGCAATACCCGGAATACACCGCGCCTGATCTGGCGGGCCTGAACCCCGACATCGCCACCCTCAAGACCACCCTGGCGGCATTTCGCCCGTATCTGGAAAAAGCGCTGCGTGAGCAGCACGGGGTAGAGGCCCTTGCCGTGTATGTGTATCCGGCGCAGGTGGTGTTCTGCAAAAAACCTTTGCGTTCGTTGGCGGATCTTGCGGGGCGCCGTGTCCGTGTTTCGTCGGCCACGCAGGCCGATTTTGTGGGCGCGTTGGGCGCCGTGCCGGTGTTGACCGGGTTCGCCCAGATCGTGCCGAGCCTGACGACCGGCAACACCGAATGTGCGATCACGGGCACCATGTCTGGCAACACCTTGGGCCTGCAAACGCTCACATCCCATTTGCACACCCTGCCTGTGACCTGGGGGCTTGCGGTGTTTGGCGCCAACCAGGCTGCCTGGGCGGCGTTGCCCGAGGAACTGCGTGTGCTGCTGCGCCGGGAGCTGCCCCGCCTCGAAGCCGCCATTTGGGCCGAGTCCGAACGCGAGACCGCAGACGGCATTGCCTGCAACCGGGGGGCGCCCAGCTGTGTGGGTGGCGGCAAAGGGGCCATGGTGGTCGTGCCCTTGTCAGCCCAGGACGACCGCAAGCGCCAGGAGATCCTGGCATCGACGGTATTGCCACGCTGGGTACAACGCTGTGGCGCGCGTTGCGCCAAGGTCTGGAACCAGACCATCGGCCCCACGCGCGGCTTGATGGTTGACCCTGACAAATGAAAGAGCCGTCCAATCCCGCACGCGTCAAGGCCTCCATCTGGTACGGGGTGATTTTCTTTGTGGCCGCGGTGGTCCTGGTGGCCATCGCATTGGTCTGGAATACCCGCAAGGTGGCGCTCAATGAAGGCGAGGACCAGGCCACCCGTTTTGTGGCGGGCGCGGAGGCGGCGCTCAACCGCGCGTTGTTGTCGGTGGACGTGCTGTTGGCCAGCCTGGATGAGCTGCTGGACCTGTCCAGCTCGATGGCCACCTGGGTAGACACCAAAACCGCCAGCCAGCGGTTGCGCGGCTCGGCCCGCCAAAACCTCATGGTGCGTGATGTGGCCGTGCTCGACAGCACGGGTAAAACCCTGGCGTCGTCCGACCCGGGGGGCGGCGCGCACACGGTGCATCTGCCCGCAGGGTTTTTGGACAGTGTGCTGGCACAGCCCTTGTCCACGCTCACGGTCAGCGCGCCGGTGGTGAGCTTTGCCAGTTCCGAGCGCGTGCTTTTCTTTGCGCGCCACCTGCGCATGGTGGATGGCACACGGGTGGTGGCAGTGGCCGAGCTCCCCGTGGTGGCGCTGAGCGCCGTGCTGGTGCAAGGGGTGGACATCAGCGGCCTGCAGGTGACGCTGGAGCGGGCCGATGGCCAGTTGCTGCTGAGTGTTCCCGCCCGCGAAGACCTCGCAACGCCCACGCTGACGCCACCGCTCGATGAAGTCACTGGCACCAACGAGCAGTGGCAGGCCCCCGCGCGCCTCACCGGTGAAGCCGCGCTGGTGGTTTACCGGCCGATTCTTTACCAAGACCTGCGCATCTCGGCCAGCATCCCCAGGCAAGCCACGCTGGCCGCCTGGCGCGAGCAGCGTGATGCCATCGGGCTCACTGCGCTGCTTTTTGTGGCGATGCTGGTGGCGGCCGGGTGGCTGGCGCAGCGTTATGTCGATCAGCTCTCGCAGGCGCGCCTGGCGATCGCCCGGTCGAAGGCCACGCTCGATCAGGCGCTCGAATCCATGGTCAGCGGCTTTTTGCTGCTCGACAACCAAAACCGCGTGGTGCAGTGGAACAGCCATTTCGAGGAAATCTTCCCCTGGCTCAAGGGCCTGGTGCGCCCTCAAATGTCTTTCCGCGACGTGATCGAAAGGGGTGCGACGTACCAGGTGCCGCGCATGGACGAGGCGGACATCGCGCGCTGGGTGCAGCAGCGCCTGGACAAGCAAAAAAAGCCGCAGGTCGAGCCGCAGGAACAGGTGTTCAACAACGGCCACACCATCCAGATCACCGAACGCGCCACGCCCGATGGCGGGCTCGTCATCAGCTACAACGACGTGACGGCGTGGCGCCAGGCCAGCGCCGAGATCGAAAATCTGGCCTTCTATGACCCGCTCACCAACCTGCCCAACCGGCGCCTGCTGATGGACCGCATGCAGCAGGCCATTGCGGCGAGCGTGCGCAGCGGGCAATACGGCGCGCTGCTTTTCCTCGATCTCGATCACTTCAAGACGCTGAACGACACCCGGGGCCACGAGGTGGGCGACATGCTCTTGCGGCAGGTGGCCCAGCGCCTGACCACCTGCGTTCGGCGCGAAGACACCGTTGCGCGATTGGGAGGCGACGAGTTTGTGGTCATGCTGCACGAACTGTCGACCCAGCGTGAGGAGGCTGCGGCCTACACCCGCCGTGTGGGCGAGAAGATTTTGCGCAAGCTCAATGTGCCCTACACGCTGGGTGAATACGTGCACCACAGCACCTCCAGCATCGGGGCGACGTTGATGGGTGGAACCATGCAGTCCTCGATAGAACTCCTCAAACAGGCCGATATCGCGATGTACCAGGTCAAGTCGCAAGGGCGCAACGCGCTGTGCTTTTTTGACCCGCAGATGCAGATCGCCATCAGCTTGCGGGCGCAGCTTGAAGTGGATCTGCAGGCAGCGCTGGCCGCCCGGCAGTTCGTGCTGCACTACCAGCCGCAGTTTCACCTGGATGGCCACATCGTGGGTGCCGAGGGATTGATCCGCTGGCAACACCCCGAGCGCGGCCTGGTGGCCCCTGGCGAGTTCATTGGCGTGGCCGAAGAAAGCGGACTTATCGTGCCCATGGGCCACTGGGTGCTGCGCACGGCCTGCGCACAACTGGCGGCCTGGCAAGGCGATGCGCGTTATGAGCACCTGCAGTTGTCCGTCAACGTGAGCGCGCGGCAGTTTCGTCAGCGCGACTTCGTGGCGCGGGTCATTGAGGTGCTGCGCGAGACGGGTGCGCGCCCCCATCTGCTTAAGCTGGAGCTCACCGAGTCGCTGGTGCTGGACAACGTGGACGACACCATCGCCAAGATCAGCCTGCTCAAGACCAAGGGTGTGCGGTTTTCGGTGGATGACTTCGGCACCGGTTATTCATCGCTGGCCTATCTCACGCGGCTGCCGCTGGACCAGCTCAAGATCGACCAGTCGTTTGTGCGCAACCTGGGCGTGCGCCACACCGATGACGTGATCGTGCAAACCATCTTGGGCATGGCCAAAAACCTCGAACTCGACGTGATCGCGGAAGGGGTGGAAACCCAGATGCAGAGGGACTTCCTGGCACGGCACGGCTGCGTGCTTTTTCAGGGCTACCTGCTGGGACGCCCGACGCCCGTGGCGCAGCTGGAAACGCTGATCGCCACGATCGGGCAAGCCGCATAACAACAGCCCGTGATGGACGCGCAGCAGTCCGTCTGGGCCCTTTGATCTTTCACGAAAACCCCTCCATGCATACCGAGCGACTTTCCCACTTCATACACGACCACGTCTTCGATGCGGGCAACGATCCCGCCGAGCGCAGCACGCGTTTGGTGATGTGGATCACGGCCTCGATGATGGGGATCGAGATTGCTGCGGGGTGGTGGTACAACTCGATGGCCCTGCTGGCGGATGGTTGGCACATGAGTTCTCATGCGGTGGCGCTTGGCTTGTCCGCATTGGCCTATGGCACCGCACGGCGCTACGCCAAAGACCCACGGTTCGCTTTTGGCACCTGGAAGATCGAGATTCTGAGCGGTTTTGCCAGCGCCATTTTTCTGCTGGGCGTAGCGGTGATGATGCTCGTCGGTTCGGTGGAGCGCATGGTTTCGCCGCAACCCATTCAGTACCAGCAAGCGATCGTGATCGCCATCCTGGGGCTGGTGGTGAATGTGGTTTGCGCCCTGATTCTCGGGAAAGCACACCACCACGACCACGGCCACGGCCATGAACCCCACGGCCACCACCACAGCGATCACCATGACCTCAACCTGAAGTCGGCCTATGTGCACGTGATGGCCGACGCGGCGACCTCGGTGCTTGCCATCGTGGCCCTGTGGGGTGGTTGGAAGTATGGCTGGTCATGGCTGGATCCGTTCATGGGCATCGTCGGGGCCGTGCTGGTCGCAGTCTGGGCCAAGGGGCTGATCGTCGACACCGGCAAAGTGCTGCTGGACCGGGAGATGGACCACCCGGTCGTGGATGAGATTCGCGACGTGGTGGAGACGGGGCCCGGCGCCAGTAGCACCCGCATCACCGATCTGCACGTGTGGCGCGTGGGCCGCAACGTTTATTCATGCGCCTTGACGGTCGTGACGCACGACAAGGCGCTGACGCCAGAAGTTGTGCGCGAGCGCTTGTCCGTGCATGAAGAAATTGTCCATTCGACCATCGAAATCCAATATTGCCCTGACGCTGTGGCATCGCCCCCGGGGACGGCAGCGTGAAACCCTTCTTTCTGTACCTCGCCACCGCACTGGCAGAAATCGTCGGTTGCTATTTGCCCTGGCTTTGGCTGCGGCAAAGTGGCGCGGTCTGGCTGCTGCTGCCGGCCGCAGCGAGCCTGGCGGTTTTTGCGTGGCTGCTGACGCTGCATGAGGCGGCGTCGGGGCGCGTGTACGCGGCTTATGGTGGGGTGTATATCGGCGTTGCCATCGTCTGGTTGTGGGTGGTCGATGGCATACGACCGTCGGCCTGGGATGTGGCAGGCGTCGCCGTGGCGTTGGCGGGCATGGGCATCATCGTCTTGCAGCCGCGTTGAGCCGTTGAACGTTGAGCCGTTTTGACGTGTTGGCGTTTTGACAACTGCGGGGCCTGGCGTGCGCCCCGAGCCCCACTGTCAGCGCCGTGACGACACCACGATGCCGCCCACAATCAGCGCAAACGCTGCTGCGTGAAACGGGCGTGGCGTGTCGCCGAGAAACACCGCCGACATCACCCCTGCAAACAGCGGCGTGAGGTTGATGAAAAACCCCGCCACTGCTGGCCCCGCGCGCTGCACACCCATGCCCCAGCACCGATACGCCACCACGGCCGGCCCCACGGCAATGAAGGCCAGTGCGGCGATCAACGGGCCGCTCCATGCGATGTGCGTGCGCCCGCTGGCCCATTCGGCGCCCGCAAAGCTGCCCGACCACGCCAGGCCAAATACCATCTGCGCCATCAAAAACGCGGCCCAGTCGCCCCGGATGCTGGCCGGCTCGCGGGTAGCGGATAGCAGCCAGCTGTAGAACGCCCACGAGACGGTGGCCATCAGCATGAACACGTCGCCTGGCACCAGGCGAAACGCCAGCAGCTGCGACCATTCGCCCCGGCTGAGCACCAGCACCACGCCACACATCGACAGCAATGCGCCCATCAGTTGGCGCCGCGTCACAGTGGCACCAAAAAGCAGCGCCCCCACGGCCAGCATCCACACCGGCATGCTGGAGCCCACCAGCGTCACATTGATGGGCGTGGAGGTCTGCAGCGCCATGTATTGCAGCGCGTTGTACAGGCCAATGCCCAGCAGCCCCAGCAGCGCGTAGCGGCGCCAGTGTGGCCACAGGGGACTGTCGGCGCGCAGCACACGGTAGGCCAGCGGCAGCAGGATGGCAAAGGCCAGCACCCAGCGGATGAAGTTGAGGGTGACGGGCGGGATCAGGTCATGCACCAGCCGGCCCACCACGGCATTGCCGGCCCACAGCAGCGGCGGTATCACCAGCAGCACTGCCGTGCCGGGCGTGAGTTTTTGTGTCATGGGGCTGCACTGTAGCGGTGCCTCGTCAGCAAGCCTTGCAGATTCATGGCAGGATGGCCGCCGTTTGTCTCGCCCGTTACAACACACGCTTCCCAGGAGCCTTTTGCCATGAGCCTTGCCGTCCAGATCCGCCAGCACGGTGGTCCCGAAGAACTCCACATCGTCGACGTCACCGTGGGCGAACCCGGCCCCGGCGAGATCCGCATTCGCCACCACGCCGTCGGGCTCAATTTCATCGACGTGTACCACCGCACGGGCCTGTACCCGCTCCACATGCCCGCCACCATCGGCATGGAAGGCGCGGGGGTGATCGAAGCCGTGGGCGAGGGCGTCACGCACCTGAAGGTGGGCGACCGCGCCGCCTATGCCAGCAACCCGCCCGGCGCCTATTGCGAAGTGCGCGTGATGCCCGCCAAGTGCGTGTGCAAGCTGCCCGACGCGATCAGCTTCGAGACCGGTGCGGCCATGATGCTCAAGGGCCTGACGGCGCAGTACCTGCTCAAGAAAACCCTGCCCGTGGAAGGCCTGCAACCTGGCGACCATGTGCTGTTCCACGCCGCTGCGGGTGGTGTGGGGCTGATCGCCTGCCAATGGGCGAAGGTGCTGGGCCTGCAGCTCATCGGCACGGCAGGGTCCGATGCCAAGTGCCAACTAGCGCTGGCCAACGGCGCGGCGCACGCCATCAACTACAGCACCGAGGACTTCGCGGCGCGCGTGAAGGAGATCACCGGCGGCAAGGGCGTGAAGGTGGTCTATGACTCCGTGGGCAAGGACACCTGGGATCAATCGCTGGACTGCCTGCGCCCCTTTGGCTTGATGGCCAGCTTCGGCAACGCGTCGGGCCCGGTGGCGCCGTTTGCACCGGGCTCGCTGGGCGCCAAGGGCTCGATCTACGTCACGCGCCAGACGCTGTTCACCCACATTGCCACGCGCGAAAGCACGCAGGCCATGGCCGATGAGTTGTTTGCCGTGGTGGCCAGTGGCCAGGTGAAGATTCACATTGAGCAGCGGTTTGCCCTGGCCGACGTGCAAGCGGCGCACCGCGCGCTGGAAGCACGCAAGACCACCGGCTGCACCATCCTCACGCTGTGAACGCGGTGGTACGCAGCCCCTCGCTCGCGCAGTGGCTGGCGGGCGCACGGCAACTGGCACACCAGCCACCGCGCCAGCCACGCCAACCGCTGGTGGTGGCGGGGCAGGTGGTGGGCACTGTGGCAGAGGGATTTTTAAGCCAAATTGGCCTTCAGCGCTTATTGGATAAGCGCTACAAGCTATCAAATAGTGAGCATGCAGGTGATGCAGCGTGGTGCCTGGAGGGGCTTGCCGAAGCCAGCCCCGGCGCTATCACAGACGCCCTCAACACCCTCGCAGAGGCCTTGCGTGACCAGGGGTTGTGTGGCCCCTGGCGCAACGAGCAGTTGGCGGTGACCAACCCGCGCGGTGAGGTGGTGGGCACGGTGGAGCGCGGCGCTGTGCGCGTGCTGGGCATTGCCTCTCGCGCCGTGCACCTGGTGGGCCTGACACCCGACGGGCGCATGTGGGTGCAAAAACGGTCGATGACCAAACCCAACAACCCCGGCCAGTGGGACACGCTGATGGGCGGCATGGTGTCGGCGGCCGATTCATTGCCGCAGGCGCTGGCCCGCGAGACCTGGGAGGAGGCCGGGCTGCACGTGAACACACTGGCCGATGTGGTGCATGGCGGCCATGTGCTGTTCAGCCGCCCCAGCAGCGAGGGCGGCGGCGCGGGCTATATGGTCGAGCGCATCGACTGGTTTCGTGCCCAGGTGCCGGAGGGTGCCGAGCCCCGG
It contains:
- a CDS encoding SH3 domain-containing protein, which encodes MNWLHRGAHALWQTGAAIALLVSLAGFAQAQETAVVKRATQLRDAPAESGASVAPLEANTVVTRTSERKGAWTKVNTAQGATGWVHMFDLGPQSGSASSSNNTATSGLRSLGGLFGGNSGASTTATSTVGIRGLGAEDIANAQPNPAAVSQAEGLRINADQARQFASNAALQPRTVQPLAEPARPSTSGSGGTNSMNTPYDPSSFGPN
- a CDS encoding SDR family oxidoreductase — encoded protein: MDLGIAGKWALVCGASKGLGYGCALALVREGVHVVINARNADALNEAATRLIAEGADGASASGQNGFKPKVLAVAADITTAEGRAAVFSVAGGPGRDFDIVITNAGGPPTGDFRDWDRDAWIKAVDANMLTPIELIKATVDGMAARGFGRIVNITSSAVKAPIDILGLSNGARSGLTGFVAGVSRSKIAARGVTINNLLPGKFDTDRLAATVTAAAGKAGKSVDDVRAAQQAQIPAGRYGTAQEFGAICAFLCSAQAAYMTGQNVLADGGAYAGTF
- a CDS encoding TRAP transporter substrate-binding protein is translated as MWWASGSLQAAAPTAATTATAALAAVAPAPYRLRIVGGLGRISQYTRQEEPFWSKELPRLTGGRYLPEIVPFDRAGVPGTEMLRLLQLGVVPFGTALMSSFTAQYPEYTAPDLAGLNPDIATLKTTLAAFRPYLEKALREQHGVEALAVYVYPAQVVFCKKPLRSLADLAGRRVRVSSATQADFVGALGAVPVLTGFAQIVPSLTTGNTECAITGTMSGNTLGLQTLTSHLHTLPVTWGLAVFGANQAAWAALPEELRVLLRRELPRLEAAIWAESERETADGIACNRGAPSCVGGGKGAMVVVPLSAQDDRKRQEILASTVLPRWVQRCGARCAKVWNQTIGPTRGLMVDPDK
- a CDS encoding EAL domain-containing protein; this encodes MKEPSNPARVKASIWYGVIFFVAAVVLVAIALVWNTRKVALNEGEDQATRFVAGAEAALNRALLSVDVLLASLDELLDLSSSMATWVDTKTASQRLRGSARQNLMVRDVAVLDSTGKTLASSDPGGGAHTVHLPAGFLDSVLAQPLSTLTVSAPVVSFASSERVLFFARHLRMVDGTRVVAVAELPVVALSAVLVQGVDISGLQVTLERADGQLLLSVPAREDLATPTLTPPLDEVTGTNEQWQAPARLTGEAALVVYRPILYQDLRISASIPRQATLAAWREQRDAIGLTALLFVAMLVAAGWLAQRYVDQLSQARLAIARSKATLDQALESMVSGFLLLDNQNRVVQWNSHFEEIFPWLKGLVRPQMSFRDVIERGATYQVPRMDEADIARWVQQRLDKQKKPQVEPQEQVFNNGHTIQITERATPDGGLVISYNDVTAWRQASAEIENLAFYDPLTNLPNRRLLMDRMQQAIAASVRSGQYGALLFLDLDHFKTLNDTRGHEVGDMLLRQVAQRLTTCVRREDTVARLGGDEFVVMLHELSTQREEAAAYTRRVGEKILRKLNVPYTLGEYVHHSTSSIGATLMGGTMQSSIELLKQADIAMYQVKSQGRNALCFFDPQMQIAISLRAQLEVDLQAALAARQFVLHYQPQFHLDGHIVGAEGLIRWQHPERGLVAPGEFIGVAEESGLIVPMGHWVLRTACAQLAAWQGDARYEHLQLSVNVSARQFRQRDFVARVIEVLRETGARPHLLKLELTESLVLDNVDDTIAKISLLKTKGVRFSVDDFGTGYSSLAYLTRLPLDQLKIDQSFVRNLGVRHTDDVIVQTILGMAKNLELDVIAEGVETQMQRDFLARHGCVLFQGYLLGRPTPVAQLETLIATIGQAA
- the dmeF gene encoding CDF family Co(II)/Ni(II) efflux transporter DmeF, with the translated sequence MHTERLSHFIHDHVFDAGNDPAERSTRLVMWITASMMGIEIAAGWWYNSMALLADGWHMSSHAVALGLSALAYGTARRYAKDPRFAFGTWKIEILSGFASAIFLLGVAVMMLVGSVERMVSPQPIQYQQAIVIAILGLVVNVVCALILGKAHHHDHGHGHEPHGHHHSDHHDLNLKSAYVHVMADAATSVLAIVALWGGWKYGWSWLDPFMGIVGAVLVAVWAKGLIVDTGKVLLDREMDHPVVDEIRDVVETGPGASSTRITDLHVWRVGRNVYSCALTVVTHDKALTPEVVRERLSVHEEIVHSTIEIQYCPDAVASPPGTAA
- a CDS encoding YnfA family protein, whose translation is MKPFFLYLATALAEIVGCYLPWLWLRQSGAVWLLLPAAASLAVFAWLLTLHEAASGRVYAAYGGVYIGVAIVWLWVVDGIRPSAWDVAGVAVALAGMGIIVLQPR
- a CDS encoding DMT family transporter encodes the protein MTQKLTPGTAVLLVIPPLLWAGNAVVGRLVHDLIPPVTLNFIRWVLAFAILLPLAYRVLRADSPLWPHWRRYALLGLLGIGLYNALQYMALQTSTPINVTLVGSSMPVWMLAVGALLFGATVTRRQLMGALLSMCGVVLVLSRGEWSQLLAFRLVPGDVFMLMATVSWAFYSWLLSATREPASIRGDWAAFLMAQMVFGLAWSGSFAGAEWASGRTHIAWSGPLIAALAFIAVGPAVVAYRCWGMGVQRAGPAVAGFFINLTPLFAGVMSAVFLGDTPRPFHAAAFALIVGGIVVSSRR
- a CDS encoding quinone oxidoreductase family protein, producing MSLAVQIRQHGGPEELHIVDVTVGEPGPGEIRIRHHAVGLNFIDVYHRTGLYPLHMPATIGMEGAGVIEAVGEGVTHLKVGDRAAYASNPPGAYCEVRVMPAKCVCKLPDAISFETGAAMMLKGLTAQYLLKKTLPVEGLQPGDHVLFHAAAGGVGLIACQWAKVLGLQLIGTAGSDAKCQLALANGAAHAINYSTEDFAARVKEITGGKGVKVVYDSVGKDTWDQSLDCLRPFGLMASFGNASGPVAPFAPGSLGAKGSIYVTRQTLFTHIATRESTQAMADELFAVVASGQVKIHIEQRFALADVQAAHRALEARKTTGCTILTL
- a CDS encoding NUDIX hydrolase, which gives rise to MNAVVRSPSLAQWLAGARQLAHQPPRQPRQPLVVAGQVVGTVAEGFLSQIGLQRLLDKRYKLSNSEHAGDAAWCLEGLAEASPGAITDALNTLAEALRDQGLCGPWRNEQLAVTNPRGEVVGTVERGAVRVLGIASRAVHLVGLTPDGRMWVQKRSMTKPNNPGQWDTLMGGMVSAADSLPQALARETWEEAGLHVNTLADVVHGGHVLFSRPSSEGGGAGYMVERIDWFRAQVPEGAEPRNQDGEVDEFALRSTEVVREHLVQERFTLEAGLVIAAHWGL